A single window of Nyctibius grandis isolate bNycGra1 chromosome 16, bNycGra1.pri, whole genome shotgun sequence DNA harbors:
- the ALAD gene encoding delta-aminolevulinic acid dehydratase gives MQADSLLHSGYFHPVLRSWQCTATTFDASNLIYPIFVTDSPDAVEPIPSLPGQARYGVNKLEGMLRPIVEDGLKCVLIFGVPSKVHKDERGSAADAEDTPAIQAIKKIRSTFPELLIACDVCLCPYTSHGHCGILREDGTIQNESSCQRLAEVALAYAKAGCHIVAPSDMMDGRVAAMKSALISNDLGNKVSVMSYSAKFASCFYGPFRDAALSKPAFGDRRCYQLPPGARGLALRAVDRDVREGADMLMVKPGMPYLDLVRDVKARHPTHPLAVYHVSGEFAMLWHGAQAGAFSLEAAVREALTAFRRAGADTIITYFAPQLLRWLKEEAAAGRA, from the exons ATGCAGGCAGACTCCCTTCTTCACAGCGGCTACTTCCACCCTGTGCTACGCTCCTGGCAGTGTACGGCAACCACCTTCGATGCCTCCAACCTCATCTACCCCATTTTTGTCAC TGACAGCCCCGATGCAGTGGAGCCAATCCCCAGCCTCCCTGGACAAGCCAG GTACGGAGTCAACAAGCTGGAGGGGATGCTGCGTCCCATCGTCGAGGACGGTCTGAAGTGTGTGCTCATCTTCGGGGTGCCCAGCAAGGTCCACAAG GACGAGAGAGGCTCCGCTGCTGATGCGGAGGACACGCCTGCCATCCAGGCAATCAAGAAGATCCGCTCCACCTTCCCCGAGCTGCTCATAGCCTGCGATGTCTGCTTGTGCCCTTACACCTCCCACGGGCACTGCG GCATCCTGCGTGAAGACGGCACCATCCAGAACGAGAGCAGCTGCCAGCGGCTGGCAGAAGTGGCGCTGGCCTACGCCAAAGCAG GCTGCCACATCGTTGCCCCCTCAGATATGATGGATGGGCGCGTCGCGGCCATGAAGAGCGCGCTGATCTCCAATGATTTGGGCAACAAG GTCTCGGTGATGAGCTACAGTGCCAAGTTTGCTTCGTGCTTCTACGGTCCCTTCAG GGACGCTGCACTATCCAAACCCGCCTTCGGAGACAGGCGATGCTACCAGCTGCCCCCGGGCGCCAGGGGCCTGGCGCTGCGTGCCGTG GACCGGGATGTGCGTGAGGGAGCCGACATGCTGATGGTGAAGCCGGGGATGCCCTACCTGGACCTCGTGAGGGACGTCAAAGCTCGA CACCCCACGCACCCGCTGGCCGTGTACCACGTCTCGGGGGAGTTCGCCATGCTGTGGCACGGGGCCCAGGCCGGCGCCTTCAGCCTGGAGGCCGCCGTCAGGGAGGCGCTGACGGCCTTCAGGCGCGCAG GGGCCGACACCATCATCACGTACTTCGCGCCGCAGCTCCTGCGGTGGCTgaaggaggaggcggcggcgggacgggcctga
- the HDHD3 gene encoding haloacid dehalogenase-like hydrolase domain-containing protein 3 → MLRLRLLTWDAKDTLLRLRQPLGESYAAEARAHGVQVQPAALGRSFREVYGAQSRRFPNYGQGCGLSSQQWWVDVLKQTFRLSGVHEDGLLTLMAENLYRDFCSARNWEVLPGAGETLSRCRQHGLRMGVVSNFDNRLENILSQCNLRHHFEFILTSEDAGFAKPDRRIFEQALRLGGVPPEQAAHVGDDYARDYRAARAVGMHSFLLQAAGQGEEPEVPPEHVLPTLSHLLALIEKG, encoded by the coding sequence ATGCTTAGGCTCCGCTTACTAACGTGGGACGCGAAGGACACGCTGCTGCGGCTGCGGCAGCCGCTGGGGGAGAGTTACGCGGCCGAGGCCCGGGCTCACGGGGTGCAGGTGCAGCCGGCGGCTCTCGGTCGGTCGTTCCGGGAGGTGTACGGAGCCCAGAGCCGGCGCTTCCCCAACTATGGCCAGGGCTGTGGGCTGAGCTCCCAGCAGTGGTGGGTGGACGTTTTGAAGCAAACTTTCAGGCTATCAGGAGTGCACGAAGACGGACTCCTAACGCTGATGGCGGAAAACCTCTACCGTGACTTCTGCAGCGCCCGCAACTGGGAGGTGCTGCCAGGAGCCGGCGAGACCCTGAGCCGGTGCCGCCAGCACGGATTGCGCATGGGGGTGGTCTCCAACTTCGATAACCGCCTGGAGAACATCCTCTCCCAGTGCAACCTGCGGCACCACTTCGAATTCATCCTCACTTCCGAGGACGCAGGCTTCGCCAAGCCGGACAGGAGGATCTTCGAGCAAGCCCTGCGCCTCGGCGGGGTCCCCCCGGAGCAGGCGGCTCACGTGGGGGATGACTACGCCCGGGATTACCGGGCAGCCCGAGCCGTGGGCATGCACAGCTTTCTGCTCCAGGCTGCCGGGCAGGGCGAGGAGCCGGAGGTGCCCCCCGAACACGTCCTCCCCACCCTCAGCCACCTCCTGGCTCTTATTGAGAAAGGGTAG
- the BSPRY gene encoding B box and SPRY domain-containing protein: protein MAQRGGGPRAMPERAAELRNRIVDRCERLQLQSAAIARHVDEVLPAKDQAVLNAANAARELVIQRLIFVGNACENEEQRLLEKVHAEEERVHQSILTQRVHWTEALQKLAALRTYLVDVITNLDDQGLVHAEQEIFERAEVAEGILEPQESLKLNFNQTCVQSPLLHRLWASAVLCCIAGSQEIHVDEKTVSPHLSLSEDKKTLTFNPKKAKVDLDCPERFDHWPNALATEAFHSGVCAWKISVEKSCAYKLGVCYSSLPRKGSGNEARLGFNAASWVFSRYDKEFRFLHAGQPQAVELIKSPAEIGVLVDFAGGEVLFYDPDSCAILFSHRETFTEPLYPVFAVAHQSISLGR, encoded by the exons ATGGcccagcggggcggggggccgcGGGCAATGCCGGAGCGGGCGGCCGAGCTGCGG AACAGGATCGTGGACCGGTGCGAgcggctgcagctgcagagcgcGGCCATCGCCCGGCACGTGGACGAGGTGCTGCCCGCCAAGGACCAGGCCGTCCTG AATGCAGCCAACGCGGCGCGGGAGCTGGTGATCCAGAGGCTGATCTTCGTGGGGAACGCGTGTGAAAATGAAGAACAGCGGCTGCTGGAGAAGGTGCACGCGGAGGAGGAGCGGGTGCACCAGAGCATCCTGACCCAGCGGGTGCACTGGACTGAGGCTTTGCAGAAGCTGGCTGCCCTCCGAACCTACCTGGTGGATGTGATCACCAACCTGGATGACCAGGGCCTGGTG CATGCAGAACAGGAGATCTTTGAGAG GGCAGAGGTGGCGGAGGGAATCTTAGAGCCCCAGGAGTCCCTGAAGTTAAACTTTAATCAGACCTGTGTTCAGAGTCCACTGCTGCATCGACTATGGGCCTCCGCGGTTCTCTGCTGCATCGCAG GCTCACAGGAGATTCACGTTGATGAGAAAACTGTCAGCCCCCACCTCAGCCTGTCAGAAGACAAGAAAACCCTGACCTTCAACCCCAAGAAAGCAAAGGTGGACTTGGACTGCCCCGAGCGATTTGACCACTGGCCCAATGCTTTGGCTACTGAGGCTTTCCATTCGGGAGTCTGCGCGTGGAAGATCAGCGTGGAGAAGAGCTGCGCCTACAAGCTGGGGGTTTGCTACAGCTCTTTGCCGCGGAAGGGCTCTGGCAACGAAGCCCGCCTGGGCTTCAACGCTGCCTCGTGGGTCTTCTCTCGCTACGACAAGGAGTTCAGGTTCCTGCACGCCGGGCAGCCGCAGGCGGTGGAGCTGATCAAGTCTCCGGCCGAGATCGGGGTGCTGGTTGACTTTGCGGGAGGGGAGGTGCTCTTTTATGACCCTGATTCCTGCGCCATCCTCTTCTCCCACAGGGAGACCTTCACGGAGCCCCTCTATCCCGTCTTCGCTGTGGCACACCAGAGCATCTCGCTCGGCCGGTGA